The proteins below come from a single Ictalurus punctatus breed USDA103 chromosome 29, Coco_2.0, whole genome shotgun sequence genomic window:
- the pcm1 gene encoding pericentriolar material 1 protein isoform X8 yields MATGGAPFDDCAEEQELHNWTISNGSLDDQLNNMQKKANRTSEKNRKKLSAVSESRLTNDISPESTPGAGRRRARTPHSFPHVKYATQMSVPDQAELDRLRQRINFTDLDERSIGSDSQGRVTAANNQRQLSSEPRKPFNFLPLHVNTNKSRDSSASAPPATTTGGKEAKKQSPGKELFAPVPVIPVAPVKEPYGVERTSGRPVVDGRGELAIDSSQVVSKLVQIREYISRASSMRDDLLEKNDVPANVERLSHLITHLKEQEKSYLRFLQKMLARENEEEEEDEGATVDSAVCSGSMAESASLNLEPRSEAADPTCYRVGGQQKEELENLRKQHELLQKMLQQQEELRELQNRQAALLTMQNRAEHAMDDTVVTETTGSVSGVSITSELNDELNDLIRRFHNQLHDTQSQAVPDNRRQAESLSLSREVSRSRSAHSPRGQQTLSAAGAAAAVSTSSASAKLTKLQELQDKKQTMDKILQELHSLRDQTLNNSSCRGASQRVSERPTASGREASGVSVARQESSSYDDEGNPAEKLRKLKEVHKRLNELRELVQYYEQTSDMMVDTVNENVNEDEEDETEDGSLFEAMFDSEQENREPITNIRNPAQPQSASNWMDMNTLTNACSSSNNRISRLNSQCEVNNRSATNLRSLNVPSAIECQYNRDGSYNGAKHGNGDEDDADAEEESGAGRGRRDSSGSGSSQGSSIADDAAFAQKVHRLQTAKQKLQQLRDLVAMVQSDDTDTTAANEDEGLQQQPNNTRLTAPKAKRELGLSDKAREKLYEEKLRQQQQELKQLHEERQRLMEIQGKIQDLQWACPDLQSSMSSAASGVAATTMMKKLPAAASTPAVAPSTSAKSNTAVLKHTTEPAPVTITDNELWSEMRRHQVLREELRQRRKHLESLMAEQQRRSDADPIQSFTQDDRTMATWGGSTQCPLGEEEDDEDYPSEPGAQEDEDEDEEDGAESSSSDEPHSYSNRKPGGSSGKNRDSVKGSSPRCSRSRPRSNPRGAKRQENLRWAADLSASESATHTHAHTHTHWQEQATQLQRQLDFSTAMCQMLLQDQQTLSCMLQSMLTAPYNVLPNNLGSPQVPLIMHQLNQCYTQLAWQQNNINRYRLKQTLNDLLRQQQQAPSWQQQHPNVAQVDSVSPSPFLPFPPISTLGMNNFSPLATGFNLSPMFPPAGSETQQASGAQASPDQHPDPNMSLKTEYLSFPPPLQRTPLNNAHTRSQDESKNSSWMNSSLNRNRTRDQERLDSHDSLSSVPDCVDPSTVTKSFRPGRKASAQASLASRDKTPKNRRRRGKNHNNAGLDSDSVSSTTELGHEREKERERERERERSSQPRTRDSDQSLLDKLTQEKLDSKTNKHNDVSSDGSSDFSLFEALRETIYSEVATLISQNESRPHFLIELFHELQLLNTDYLRQRALYSLQDIVTRHLTEKSVAEEPGSSLGPGSQSELTPSESLATTDNDASEKDVRVKVGSRRKTALEGDSVDSESLLSTSSNLEPFASDDLGNTVIHLDKALVRMREFERMKLKAGFLPPAPPPPPVPPAAVSTAPPVCNPELPTVTTATAGGGPALNQGQDIRCPQIDTQQLDRQIKAIMTEVIPFLKEHMGEVCSPQLLTSVRRMVLMLTQQNHHSREFMRFFHKQLGGILQESLNKFVGRTLQNCGEDLLVEISEILFNELAFFRLMQDLDQNTHRAKRLTQTTPTKHTPSTQGKKSEGEKTFSPSYFDEDKDRDETEQGRTSLCLEVETERTDEKRSQDASEAEEEEDEEEEDELPISISLSKAETQALNNYGSGEDENEVEEVEEFEDGSVEVQTSLQASDNTAEPSQCTGVSLNGAAQEIKSDHESTESTEVQSSKSECIEVTEDERDAEATHTLNMDESAVPLAPPSQDSPRGSTTASPQTDSPVLVNADEVGSGNTSQKSDEEDFVKVEDLPVQLSVMCEEELCKQILEEQRSNNLRSELLNGNTEGLSGLVGNAHALKEPEPVGAQTA; encoded by the exons ATGGCGACAGGCGGAGCTCCGTTTGATGACTGTGCAGAAGAACAGGAGCTGCACAACTGGACCATTAGCAATGGCAGCCTGGATGACCAGCTCAATAATAtg CAGAAAAAGGCGAACCGGACATCGGAGAAGAACAGGAAGAAGCTCTCTGCCGTGTCCGAGAGCCGTCTGACCAACGACATCTCTCCGGAGTCGACACCAGGGGCGGGGCGCAGGCGAGCGAGAACGCCGCACTCCTTCCCTCACGTGAAGTACGCTACGCAGATGTCCGTTCCCGATCAGGCCGAGCTCGACCGACTGCGGCAGCGCATCAACTTCACCGACCTGGACGAG AGGAGCATTGGAAGCGACTCCCAGGGCCGCGTCACCGCAGCCAACAACCAGCGGCAGCTTTCCTCCGAGCCCAGGAAACCCTTCAACTTTCTCCCGCTGCACGTCAACACTAACAAAAGCAGGGATTCTTCTGCTTCTGCCCCGCCTGCTACCACTACAGGGGGTAAAGAAGCTAAGAAGCAGAGCCCAGGGAAGGAGCTGTTTGCTCCGGTGCCCGTCATACCTGTCGCACCTGTTAAAGAACCGTACGGAGTCGAGAGAACCTCAGGACGCCCTGTGGTGGACGGGAGAGGAGAACTGGCTATCGACAGCAGCCAG GTGGTCAGTAAGCTGGTGCAGATCCGTGAGTACATCAGCAGAGCCAGCTCTATGAGGGACGACCTGCTGGAGAAGAACGACGTTCCGGCTAACGTCGAGCGCCTCTCTCACctcatcacacacctgaagGAGCAGGAGAAGTCTTACTTGCGCTTTCTACAGAAGATGCTG GCGAGAGagaacgaggaggaggaggaggacgaagGTGCCACGGTGGACTCAGCGGTGTGTTCGGGCTCGATGGCCGAGAGCGCGTCTCTGAACTTAGAGCCTCGTTCAGAAGCCGCAGACCCCACC tgTTACCGGGTCGGGGGTCAGCAGAAGGAGGAGTTGGAGAACCTGCGCAAGCAGCACGAGCTCCTGCAGAAGATGCTGCAGCAGCAGGAGGAGCTGCGAGAGCTGCAGAACCGGCAGGCTGCCCTGCTCACCATGCAGAACCGAGCTGAACATGCCATGGACGACACTG ttgtAACAGAGACTACAGGAAGTGTGTCAGGTGTCAGCATCACTTCAGAACTCAATGATGAACTCAACGACCTCATTCGACGCTTCCACAACCAACTGCACGACACTCAG TCTCAGGCAGTGCCTGATAACCGGCGTCAGGCTGagagtctgtctctgtctagaGAGGTGTCCCGATCTCGTTCTGCCCACAGTCCTCGGGGGCAGCAAACACTTAGCGCTGCcggtgctgctgctgctgtttccACCTCCTCTGCTAGCGCCAAGCTCACCAAACTACAGGAGCTCCAGGACAAGAAGCAGACGATGGACAAAATCCTGCAGGAGCTTCATTCACTCCGAGACCAGACGCTGAACAACAGCTCCT gCCGTGGTGCATCTCAGCGAGTTTCTGAGCGTCCCACGGCATCAGGCCGAGAGGCGAGCGGCGTGTCTGTAGCAAGACAGGAGTCTTCATCTTATGACGATGAAGGAAATCCAGCTGAAAAACTGAG GAAGCTGAAGGAGGTGCATAAGCGGCTGAACGAGCTAAGAGAGCTGGTTCAGTACTACGAGCAGACGTCCGACATGATGGTGGACACGGTGAATGAGAACGTTAACGAAGACGAGGAGGACGAGACGGAGGACGGATCGCTCTTCGAAGCCATGTTCGATTCGGAACAGGAGAACCGAGAACCCATCACTAACATCAG aaatcCTGCTCAGCCTCAGTCTGCATCTAACTGGATGGACATGAACACACTGACGAACGCCTGCAGCAGCTCCAACAACAGAATCAGCCGGCTGAACTCTCAGTGTGAGGTCAACAACCGCTCGGCCACTAACCTGCGCAGCCTCAACGTCCCCTCTGCGATAG AGTGCCAGTATAACCGAGACGGCTCCTACAACGGCGCAAAGCACGGGAACGGAGATGAAGACGACGCTGACGCCGAGGAGGAAAGCGGGGCGGGGCGAGGAAGAAGAGACAGCTCCGGTTCCGGATCCAGTCAGGGTAGCAGCATTGCGGACGACGCGGCGTTCGCTCAGAAAGTCCACCGTCTCCAAACGGCCAAGCAGAAACTGCAGCAGCTCCGTGACCTGGTCGCCATGGTGCAG aGCGATGACACGGACACCACAGCAGCCAACGAGGATGAAGGATTGCAGCAGCAACCCAACAACACCAGACTGACTGCACCTAAAGCCAAGAGAGAACTTGGACTCTCTGACaaggccag ggAGAAGCTGTATGAGGAGAAGCTgaggcagcagcagcaggagctgAAGCAGCTTCatgaggagagacagagactgatggAGATCCAGGGCAAAATCCAGGACCTTCAGTGGGCCTGTCCTGATCTACAG TCGTCGATGTCGAGTGCGGCGAGTGGTGTGGCGGCGACGACAATGATGAAGAAGCTCCCTGCTGCAGCTTCCACTCCCGCTGTTGCACCGTCTACGTCAGCCAAGAGTAACACCGCCGTGCTGAAACACACCACCGAGCCCGCGCCCGTCACCATCACCGACAACGAG TTGTGGTCAGAGATGCGTAGACACCAGGTGCTGCGTGAGGAACTGAGGCAGAGACGGAAACATCTGGAAAGTCTGATGGCCGAGCAGCAGAGGAGGAGTGACGCGGACCCTATTCAGAGCTTCACCCAGGATGACCG GACCATGGCGACGTGGGGTGGCTCCACTCAGTGTCCACTGGGCGAGGAGGAGGACGATGAAGATTACCCATCTGAGCCTGGCGCGCAAGAAgacgaggatgaggatgaagaagaCGGAGCAGAGTCGAGCTCCAGCGATGAGCCGCATTCGTACTCTAACAGAAAACCTGGTGGCAGCAGTGGCAAGAACAGGGATAG TGTAAAGGGTTCATCTCCACGCTGCAGCAGATCTCGGCCTCGTTCCAATCCCAGAGGGGCAAAGAGGCAGGAGAACCTGCGCTGGGCCGCTGACCTGTCAGCCTCAGAGAGcgccactcacacacacgcacacactcacacacactggcagGAGCAGGCCACACAGCTGCAGAGACAGCTGGACTTCAGCACAGCCATGTGTCAGATGCTGCTGCAGGACCAGCAG actctGTCATGCATGCTGCAGTCAATGTTGACAGCACCGTATAACGTGTTGCCAAATAACCTGGGCTCACCACAGGTGCCCCTCATCATGCACCAGCTCAATCAGTGTTACACACAACTCGCCTGGCAACAGAACAACATCAacaggtacag GTTGAAGCAAACTCTCAATGACCTCCTTCGGCAACAGCAGCAGGCACCGTCATGGCAACAGCAGCATCCGAACGTAGCGCAGGTGGATTCCGTCTCTCCTTCGCCATTCCTGCCCTTCCCTCCCATCAGCACGCTCGGCATGAACAACTTTTCCCCTCTCGCCACTG gtTTTAATCTGTCTCCCATGTTCCCGCCAGCGGGTTCAGAGACTCAGCAGGCGTCAGGAGCTCAGGCCAGCCCGGATCAGCACCCCGACCCCAACATGTCCCTTAAAACCGAGTATCTGAGCTTCCCGCCCCCGCTGCAGAGGACCCCGCTCAACAACGCTCACACACG CTCTCAGGATGAGTCTAAAAACTCCAGCTGGATGAACTCCTCCCTGAACAGGAACAGGACACGTGACCAAGAACGGCTGGACTCTCATGATTCCCTGAGCAGCGTGCCTGACTGCGTCGACCCCTCCACCGTCACCAAGAGCTTCAGACCCGGGCGCAAAGCCTCGGCTCAGGCCAGCCTTGCCTCCAGAGACAAAACGCCAAAGAACCGTCGCAGGAGGGGCAAGAACCACAACAACGCAG GTTTGGACAGTGACAGCGTTTCGAGCACCACAGAGCTTGGTCATGAGCgcgaaaaggagagagagagagaacgagaacgAGAGCGCTCGTCTCAGCCAAGAACCCGGGATTCGGACCAGAGCCTCCTGGACAAGCTTACCCAGGAGAAACTGGACAGCAAGACCAACAAGCACAACGATGTCTCCTCAG acGGCAGCAGTGACTTCTCTCTGTTCGAGGCTCTGAGGGAGACCATCTACTCGGAGGTGGCCACTCTGATCTCACAGAATGAGTCTCGTCCTCACTTCCTCATTGAGCTCTTCCACGAACTGCAGCTTCTCAACACCGACTACCTTCGCCAGAGGGCGCTCTACTCACTGCAG GATATTGTAACCAGGCACCTGACTGAGAAGAGCGTTGCCGAGGAGCCGGGGTCGTCGCTAGGGCCGGGGTCACAGTCTGAACTCACTCCCAGCGAGAGTCTCGCCACTACTGACAAc GACGCATCTGAGAAGGACGTGAGGGTGAAGGTCGGCTCCAGAAGGAAGACAGCTTTGGAGGGAGACTCTGTGGACAGCGAGAGCCTGTTGTCTACGTCTTCGAACCTGGAGCCGTTCGCCAGCGATGACCTGG GTAACACAGTGATTCATTTAGATAAAGCTCTGGTGCGAATGCGGGAGTTTGAGCGAATGAAATTAAAGGCTGGGTttcttcctcctgctcctcctcctcctcctgttcctcctgCTGCAGTCTCTACAGCGCCCCCTGTCTGTAATCCTGAGCTTCCCACTGTTACCACTGCTACTGCTGGTGGTGGTCCAGCGCTTAACCAAG gtcaggACATACGTTGCCCTCAGATTGATACACAGCAGTTGGACAGACAGATCAAAGCAATCATGACGGAGGTCATTCCCTTCCTGAAG gagCACATGGGTGAGGTGTGTTCTCCGCAACTCCTGACATCGGTGAGGCGCATGGTGCTGATGCTGACTCAGCAAAACCACCACAGCCGAGAGTTTATGCGCTTCTTCCACAAACAACTCGGGGGTATcctgcag GAGTCCCTGAATAAGTTTGTTGGCCGCACGCTGCAGAACTGTGGTGAGGATCTCCTGGTGGAGATCTCGGAGATCCTCTTTAACGAGCTCGCCTTCTTCAGGCTCATGCAGGACCTGGACCAGAACACACACCGCGCCAAGAGACTCACACAGACCACGCCCACTAAACACACACCTTCCACCCAG GGGAAGAAGTCTGAAGGGGAAAAGACCTTCTCACCTTCGTACTTTGACGAAGATAAA GACCGGGACGAGACGGAGCAGGGACGGACGAGTCTATGCCTCGAGGTAGAGACAGAGCGAACAGATGAGAAACGGAGCCAGGACGCCTCAGaggcggaggaggaggaagatgaagaggaagaagacgaACTGCCGATATCTATAA gcttgTCCAAAGCGGAGACACAGGCGTTGAATAACTACGGTAGCGGTGAGGATGAGAACGAGGTTGAGGAGGTTGAGGAGTTTGAGGACGGATCTGTGGAAGTGCAGACGTCCCTGCAGGCCTCAGACAACACCGCAGAACcctcacag tgtacTGGAGTTTCACTAAACGGAGCTGCGCAGGAGATCAAGTCAGACCACGAGAGCACAGAAAGtactgaag TGCAGAGCTCCAAGTCAGAGTGTATAGAGGTGACTGAGGACGAGCGAGACGCCGAAGCCACGCACACACTCAACATGGACGAGTCTGCTGTCCCTCTTGCCCCGCCCTCACAGGACAGTCCTCGTGGCTCCACCACGGCCAGCCCTCAGACCGACTCACCTGTTCTGGTTAACGCAGAT GAGGTGGGGTCTGGAAACACCAGTCAGAAATCTGATGAGGAGGATTTTGTGAAGGTTGAAGACCTGCCAGTGCAGCTCTCAGTgatgtgtgag gaggaGCTGTGTAAGCAGATCTTAGAGGAACAGAGGAGCAATAACCTGAGGAGTGAGCTGCTGAACGGAAATACAGAGGGGCTGAGTGGACTTGTGGGTAATGCGCACGCTCTCAAAGAGCCTG AACCCGTCGGAGCCCAGACTGCATGA